The sequence below is a genomic window from Desulfobulbus oligotrophicus.
AAACGCAGTGGCATCGACGGCTGGCTCAGACATCTGGAGGCAATTCGTGATGAGCTGGGAGTTACCTTTCTCGTTATTTCAGAACTCGAACGCAGTACCGACGGCCAGTTCGAACAGCTGCCCCATCTCGGATCCTTTAAGGGTTCGGGAGATATTGGGTACTCTGCGGACAATGCCATGGTGCTACTCCCTCAATGGGCCCCCTTTGATGCCACGCCTCCAACGGATCGATGCAACGAACTCTGGCTGGTGGCCAGTCGCGAACAGAGCCCCGGGAAGGTGGCTGCCTATCGGCTTGATTTCCCGTTCTGGGGATTTACAGAAGAAGCAGTTTCAATGTGAAGTTCCTTCCGCCAATCTCTTATCTGTGCCAATGCCAGCTCTGCTCGAAGCTGGCCGCGTATTTTCTTCCGTACTTTTCTACCCGGCAGAGGTGGAAACAGACCAAAATTAATATTTGAAGGCTGAAAATGGGCAGGATCCGACGTGGTAAGATGGCTTATCAAGGCACCGTGAGCCGTTGCAGGCGGAGGAGACACCAGCCGCTTTCCCAGAGACATTCGACCGGCGTTTATCCCGGCAATCAACCCCATGGCTGCAGATTCGATATACCCTTCAATACCGCTGAGCTGGCCGGCAATGAAGAGGTGCGAGGCCTGTTCACACTGTAATGTCTTCTGCAGCACCCGGGGCGCACACACAAAGGTGTTGCGATGGATTGAGCCAAGCCGCAGAAACACAGCCTGTTCAAGACCCGGAATGGTGCGAAAGACCCGTTGCTGTTCACCATAGGTCAGCTTAGTCTGAAACCCCACCAGGTTATACATGGTACCGGCCCGGTTTTCAGGCCGCAGTTGCACCACCGCATGGGGCAAGACACCGGTAATCGGGTGTGCCAATCCCACTGGTTTCAAAGGCCCGTAACGCAAGGTTTCACTTCCCCGGGCACACATGACCTCAACAGGCAGACATCCTTCAAAGTAGCGCGGGTCTTCAAAGGTGTGCAGTGGTACACTTTTGGCCTGTTGTAACAGGGTAATAAAGTGGTGGTATTGCTCCTGGTTCATGGGGCAGTTCAGATAATCACCGACTCCAGTATCATCCCACCGCGACTTGCGATAAACAACTGTATAATCAAGGCTCTCAGCATCAACGACCGGCGCAATGGCATCATAAAAGGCCAAGTGTTCACTGCCGGTCAACGTACGTAAGGCCTCGGCAAGCTCTCCGGTCAAAAGCGGACCGGCAGCCAAAACCACCGGCCCATTGTCACTGTTGGGAAGCTGTTTAATCTCTTGCCGATGTATCGTTATAAGGGGATGGGATTCGATCGCAGACGTCACCTGGGCGGCAAAATGTCTCCGGTCAACAGCCAACGCGGTTCCTGCAGGTACTGCACTGTTCTCTGCAACCTGCATGATCAGTGACCCCAGTAACCGCATCTCCTGTTTCAGCAAACCGGCGGCTGTATCAACGTGGTTCGAACGAAATGAATTGGAACAGACGAGTTCACCCAGCTGCGTCATCTCATGGGCAGGGCTGAAGCGGATCGGTTTCATCTCATAGAGAACAACCCTTATCCCCAGCTCTGCAGCCTGCCAGGCTGCCTCACAGCCGGCCAATCCGCCGCCGATCACCGTTACCTGTGGCGCTCCACACATCCTGTTCTCCCTCCGGTCACCATGCAAGATATGTGTTGTCACCCTGACTGCTATGAACTCTTGTGCAGAAGACGATCAATAGCGATAATGATCCGGTTTATAGGGACCGTCAATCGAGACACCGATATACTCGGCCTGCTCCGGAGTCAGGGTGGTTAACCGGGCGCCAATTTTGTCCAGGTGGAGCCGGGCTACCTTTTCGTCAAGGTGTTTCGGAAGAACATAGACCTGATGTTCGTACTGTTGGCTGTTTGTCCACAACTCGATTTGCGCCAGCACCTGATTGGTAAAGGAGTTGCTCATCACAAAACTGGGATGTCCGGTGGCACAGCCAAGATTGACCAGTCGCCCCTCCGCTAAAACGATCAGGCGCTTGCCGTCTGCAAAGATAACATGATCGACCTGTGGCTTAATATTTTCCCACGGCAGGTGGCGGATCCCCTCAATATCGATTTCAGAATCAAAATGACCTATATTACAGACAATAGCCTGATCCGGCATGGCCTCCATGTGAGCGCGAGTAATGACCCGAAGGTTTCCTGTGCAGGTGACAAAGATATTGCCTTTCGGGGCAGCCTCTTCCATGGTCACCACCCGGTACCCTTCCATGGCCGCCTGAAGCGCACAGATCGGATCAATCTCGGTAACCAGAACAGTGGCTCCCATGCCGCGCAAGGCCTGAGCGCAACCTTTCCCCACATCACCATACCCAACCACAACCGCAATCTTACCGGCAATCATCACGTCGGTTGCACGCTTGATACCATCAAGTAACGATTCCCGGCATCCGTAAAGGTTGTCAAATTTTGACTTGGTCACAGAATCGTTCACATTAAAAGCCGGTGCCAGTAATGTTCCCTGTCGGGTCATCTCATACAACCGGTGAACACCGGTGGTGGTCTCTTCGGAGATCCCGCGTACCTCTCGCATCAATTCCGGGTACTTTTCATGCATGATCTTGGTGAGATCACCACCATCATCCAGAATCATATTGGGCCGCCAGTTATCAGGCCCAAAAATGGTCTGATCAATACACCACCAAAACTCCTCCTCAGTCTCTCCTTTCCAGGCGAAAGTGGGGATACCGGCAACCACCATTGCTGCGGCGGCATGATCCTGCGTAGAAAAAATATTGCAGGACGACCAGCGTAACTCTGCTCCCAGCTCAACAAGCGTTTCCATCAGAACAGCGGTTTGAATGGTCATGTGCAGACAACCGGCAATACGTGCACCGGTCAACGGCCTGCTTCCCCTGAATTCCTGACGAATGGCCATCAAGCCCGGCATCTCGGTTTCAGCGATGGCAATCTCCCTGCGTCCCCAGGCAGCCAAATTCAAATCAGCGACCTTGTAGTCACTCATATCTCACCTCTTTCCTTACGAAAAATGAATGTCCGTTTTTTCTCACAGTCCGGCCGCAGCCCGCAAAGCGTCAACTTTATCCGTGCGTTCCCATGTGAACTCAGGGAGTTCTCGGCCAAAGTGACCATAAACTGCAGTCTTCGAATAAATGGGACGCAGTAAATCCAGCTGCTGAATAATAGCCTTGGGCCGGAGGTCGAAAACCTGATCAATCACCTGTACCAGTCGTTCATCTGCAATCGTACCGGTACCAAAGGTTTTAACGTTAATGGAGACAGGTTTGGAGATACCGATGGCATAGGCTACCTGCACTTCGACCTCAGAGGCCAGACCGGCAGCAACGATATTTTTAGCTACGTAGCGCCCCATATACGATGAAGATCGATCCACCTTGGACGGATCCTTACCGGAAAAAGCACCTCCACCGTGTGAACCGCGGCCGCCATAGGAGTCAACAATGATCTTTCGACCGGTAACCCCGCAGTCGCCCACCGGCCCTCCGATCACAAACCGACCGGTGGGATTGATAAAATATTTGGTATTGGCGTCAACCATGGCAGACGGAATGATCGGTTTAATGATCTCCTCCATCACTCCCTCCTTCAGGAGCTCATAAGTGATGTCAGGACTGTGCTGGGTGGAAAGTACGATTGCCTCAACCCGTTTAGGGACGCTACCATCATATTCGATGGTGACCTGACTCTTGGCATCCGGTCGCAGCCATGGCAAAATACCGGCCTTGCGGACATCGGATTGACGTTTCATAAGAGCATGGGCATAGGTGATCGGCATTGGCATCAGCACCTCTGTTTCATTGCAGGCATAACCGAACATCAACCCCTGATCACCGGCGCCCTGATCAAGATCAAACCCTGACCCCTCGTTGACGCCCTGGGCAATATCAGCAGACTGTTTATCAATGGTGGTCAGCACGGCACAGGATTGCCAATCAAATCCCATATCAGACGAATTGTATCCGATTGCACGAATAGTCTGACGCACAATCTGCGGCATATCCACCCATGCTGAGGTTGTAATCTCACCGGCAATAAGTGCCATGCCGGTGGTGACAAGACTCTCACAGGCAACACGGGCATACTTGTCCCTGGTAAGAATAGCGTCAAGAATAGCGTCGGAGATTTGATCGGCGACCTTATCCGGGTGCCCTTCAGAAACCGATTCTGAGGTAAAAAGATGATGAGCCATGAGTCTTCCTTAATAGAGAGGGAAAAAAGTCTTGTGCGTGACAAGACGCGTACATAATGAGCTGTTCTGAGACAAAACCGGAGCGTACCGGCGACAGTACCAGCGGCGGCAGCAAAGACGAATTCACTTGCATCGAGAAACATGTCGTCTCTCTTCTTTGCAAAGCGAACGAGTGCTCACTAAGATGAACAAACAAAGATGCGATTTATACTCAATTCATACAATTATTTCAACACTGCCAGCTGTTTGATCAACAGCGTCTCATCGCTGCTGCAGACGACTTCTCGGAGCTGTCCTGACCCTTCACCGCTGACCAGGAAAGGAGGCAGGACCAAGAAAACAGTACACTTTCACCATCTGCACAAAAAAAACCGGCCTGATCTGCAAGAAATCAGGCCGGAAAAGGAGAGAAGAGATGAAGAATTACTTTTATTAATGCAAAAGATGCGCCAAAACACCCATCAGTTTCTTTTTTTTAAAAACACCCGTCTTTCCAGGCTGATACAGCAATAACGCAGTGCATGTTCAGGCATCAACGCATCCATAAAAATGCAATATTTTATACCGAAATCAGCAGACAAAGGCAAGAATCACAAAAAATACCGTAATATCAGAGCGATATCTTGTTATCTTTTTTTTACCATCAACTCATATTTTTAACGTCACCTGGGTAGTCTTTACACAGCTCATACCTGTCTGCCACGGATCTCAAGCGGTATCATCCGTACCCGCAATACACCTTCCTGTTCAGCAATTTTTTCCTGTACATCCACTGGAACAGGTCCGGCGCAGTCGATGATATTGTAGCCGACAGTACCGTTGCTCTTGTTCGTGTAGTTCTTGATATTAATATGCTTGTCACCGAGGATATTACTGATCATGGCAATCATCCCGGGCTGATCACGGTTTATAACGGTCAGACGGGTGTGGACATCAACGGTGGGAATGGTTTCGATATTCGGAAAATTGACACTGTGAACAATGTTGCCGAACTCTAAATAGTTTTTCAGCTCCTTCACCGCCATGGTGGCGCAGTTTTCCTCTGACTCCGATGTTGATGCCCCCAAATGCGGGGTGACCAGAATCTGGTCATGCCCAAGGAATTTTACCGACGGAAAATCAGAAACATGCCCACGCAACTTATCACTGGCCAAAGCTGCAAGCACCGCATCTTCATCAACAATAGGGCCACGGGCATAGTTGATCAGCACAGCGCCGGGCTTTACAAATTCAAGAAAATCTTTTTCCGTCACATACCCATGAGTATTTTTGTTGAGCGGCATGTGAATGGAGATGAAATCAGCCTGAGCCAGCGCCTCTTTCCGGGAGCGGGCCAGGGTTACCTCAGGTGAAAGATGGTGGATATTATCAAGGGCCGGGAAAGGATCAAAGCCAAAAACCCGCATACCATGGTGCAAACCGGCATTTGCCACCCCCACACCGATCTTGCCGAGACCGAACACCGCCATGGTCTTTCCGGCCATCTCCTCCCCTTTAAACTTCTTTTTCCGTGCCTCCACTTCTCGGTTAATCTCATCGTCGTTCATGCCGGTCAATCCCTGGCAGAACTCAATACTCTTTTCCACATTCCGCAGCCATATACCAAGTGAGGTATACACCAGCTCAACAACAGCATTCGCATTGGCTCCCGGGGTGTTAAAGACGCAGATACCTTTTTCCGTTGCCTCTTCAACCGGGATGTTGTTCACTCCGGCCCCGGCACGGGCAATCGCCAATAAATTCGGAAACTGCGTCAGTTCGACTTTCGAACTGCGTACCACGATCCCCTCAGGATCGGTTTCACTCGGATCAACGAGAAAACGCGTGTCAAACAACCCGATCCCTTCCTTGGCGATGGCATTGATGGTCTTAATTTTAAACTGTTTCATCCTGTTATCCTTTATCTCAGAAGTAAGAAAAAATCGTATCAGAGAAAACATGTATCTGATCGGTACTTTTTTGCCAAGACACAGCGTACACTTCGCTGCGACGACAAATGGCAAAGTTGAAGAACCTAGTGCAACAGGCTTTATCCTGTCAAGAAAAATCAGGAAACTCCCTACCTGGCCACCATTGCTGACCATCGGCAACAGCCTGCAGCGAATTCAGGCCGGATATGGTGTGCCCGTTGTCAGGTACCTGTGCAACACTAAAGCACGTCTGGTTTCCCCCACAGCATGCACCCGAAGTATATCTACTTCCTGTTCCGCACAGAATGCAGAGAGTTGTGCAGTTAGACAATCCCGACTCTCAACAGGCAGATGAAGCAGTCGACCCAGGAAGGATTTACGCGAGTGGCCGATCAACACAGGGCAACCATGCTGCTTCAATGAACGGATATTTTTCAGGATTATGAGATTGTGTTCAACAGTCTTGCCAAAACCAATCCCGGGATCAACAATAATCCGTTGACGTGAGAGACCTCTTTCTTCCAGCCACCGGATCTGTTCTTCAAAAAACGTATTGATTTCAGCAAGCACGTCCTCATAGTACGGAGCAAGCTGCATATCAGCAGGATTTCCCTGCATATGCATAATAACGACCGGACCGGTAAAGGTTCGCGCAACACTGATCATATCCGGATCCTGGCGCAGGGCGGAGATATCGTTGATCATCGTTGCTCCGGCTTCAATGGCAGCAAGGGCCACTTCAGCCTTTGTGGTATCAATAGAAATGGGGATGCTGCTCTGTTGTCGGATTTTATGAATAGCAGGAATAACACGCCTTAACTCTTCTTCGACTCCCACCGGTTCTGCAAAGGGACGGCTTGACTCTCCACCGACGTCTATAATGTCCGCTCCTTCACCAAGCAGCTGATCAATACGTCTCTCCATGGACTCTTCATCAAGCCAATCGCCGCCGTCTGAAAAAGAGTCAGGCGTGACGTTGAGAATTCCCATTATCTGCACCAGATGTTCCACCTGCCAATCCTCCTCAACAAAAAAGCGGGATGTCTTCAGCTCGTGAAGACTCCCGCTTTAACTTGCCGGTCTCTTTTTCTACTAACCAGCAACCGTTAAACGATGAAACGTATCCCTATTTCACGATAGGCCGGGACACTCATGCCTCCAGAACTTCCGGTTGTTCCCCGGTCTCTGTTTCATCGTGTTGATCGTTACGTAAATCCGCAATGATCCGGTCCAGATCCTCAAGAACAATGGTTTCCTTCTCAAGCAGCTCATCAGCAATCGCTTTGAGGATATCCATATTGTCCTGGAGCAGCCTGGTCACCTTGTCATTGGCTTCAACAATAATCTGCTTGACTGCGGCGTCTATCTTCTGAGCAGTCTGCTCACTATAATCACGATGCTGGGCAATCTCACGGCCAAGAAAGATATGCTCCTCCTTTTTACCGTAGGCCAGCGGCCCCAGTTCATCACTCATGCCCCACTCGCACACCATTTTACGAGCCAGTTCACTGGCCCGTTCAATGTCATTTCCGGCGCCGGTCGTGATCTCATTGAACACAAGTTTCTCTGCAACCCGCCCACCAAAAAGGATGGCTATTGAGTTAAAGAGATATCCTCGAGCATGCGTGTACTTTTCATCCATGGGCAGCTGCATGGTCAAACCAAGGGCCCGGCCACGGGGAATAATGGTCACCTTGTGAATAGGATCAGTGCCCGGTAAAAGTCGAGCTATCAGGGCATGCCCTGCCTCATGGTAGGCAGTGATCTCCTTTTCCTTTGGACTGATGATCAACGATTTCCGTTCCGCCCCCATCATCACCTTGTCTTTGGCCAGCTCCAGCATAGCGGCATTGACTTCATTTCTACCTTCACGGGCAGCCATCAAAGCAGCTTCATTCACCAGATTTTCCAGATCAGCACCGGAAAAACCGGGCGTACCGCGAGCAATGACCGACATATCAACATCGGCAGCCAGCTTGGTTCTTTTTCCGTAGATCTCCAGGATCATCTCCCGCCCCTTCACATCAGGGACCGGGACCACAACCTGACGATCAAAGCGGCCGGGGCGCAGCAAGGCCGGATCGAGAACGTCCGGACGGTTGGTAGCTGCAATGATAATAACCCCGTCATTACTCTCAAAGCCGTCCATTTCCACCAGCAGCTGGTTGAGGGTCTGCTCACGTTCATCATGACCACCGCCGAGACCGGCACCTCGATGCCTTCCCACGGCATCGATTTCATCAATAAAGATGATACAGGGGGCGTGTTTCTTCCCCTGGTTGAACAGATCTCTCACCCGGGAAGCGCCCACACCAACAAACATCTCAACAAAATCAGAACCGGAGATGGTAAAAAACGGCACTCCCGCCTCGCCGGCTATGGCGCGGGCCAGTAATGTTTTACCGGTTCCCGGTGCTCCTGCCAACAGCACACCCTTAGGTATACGACCACCCAGCTTCGTGAATTTCTGTGGATCACGCAGAAAATCGATGATCTCTTCGAGTTCTGCCTTAGCCTCATCAACACCGGCCACATCTTTAAAGGTAACCTTCACCTCCCCTTCGGCCTGCATTTTAGCCCGCGTTTTTCCAAAAGACAGTGCTCCGCCTTTACCGCCCATCTGCATCTGGCGCATGAAGAAAATCCATACACCGATGAGCAGCAACATTGGAAACCAGGAGATGAAAACCGTCAGATACCAGGGCGTTTCCTCAGGTTTTTTCACAGAAATATCCACTGCCGACTCCCGCAGCATCGGGATCAGACTCGTATCGTCCGGAGCAATGGTTTTGAAAGGTTTCCCATCCTTACCGATACCGGTGATCTCTTCGCCCTGGATGCTGACCTTGCTGACAGCACCACTTTCCACACTTTCCCAGAACTCACTGTAGGTAATGGACACACCCTGTCCATGTGGTTTGTTAAACAGCTGGAATAGCATGATCATGGTTAACCCGATAACCAGCCACATACTAAGATTCTTATAAAAGGTATTCAAACAGTTGTCTCCATGGTCTCATCTTTAAAAGAGTCCGGCAATCAGGATTGCCGACTGGACATTCAGTTAGAGGGTTAACTGTAACATCGATTTTCTCTCAGTCAATGATCTTTGCGAATTCCTGGATGGTCTTGACCCCGACTTCCCCGCCACGTAAGGATGCCATGGCCATGGTTGTAGCCAATCCTCCAGTGATAGTGGTGGTGTAGGGAATATGATAATCAAGCGCAGCGCGACGAATAATATAAGAATCTTCGGTCGTCCGGGTGCCGGCTGAGGTGTTGAGGATCCAGCTCACCTGCCCATTTTGAATCTTATCAAGTATATGAGGACGACCCTGAGAAATCTTGTTGACCTCAGTACACACGATTCCCTGTTCAGCAAGTTTTTCTGCCGTGCCGCGGGTAGCCAGGATATCATACCCGAGCTCCCGGAGTTTCCTGGCCACCGGAATTACCGCCTCCTTGTCACCGTGGCGGACACTGACAAAAACCGTCCCGCGAAACGGAAGCGGGGCATTGGAGGCCATCTGCGCCTTGGCCAGCGCCAGCCCCAGGTCCTCATCTATCCCCATAACCTCACCGGTCGATTTCATCTCAGGTCCCAGCAACGTATCCACATTGGGGAACCGGTCAAAAGGGAAAACAGCCTCTTTAACCGCCCAGTGATGGAGCACTTTTTCCTGTGTGAAACCAAGTTGCTGAAGCGTCATCCCCAACATGACTTTAGTGGCGATTTTCGCCAGCGGCACACCGGTGGCCTTGGACACAAAGGGAACGGTCCGTGATGCCCTGGGATTCACCTCCAGCACATAAAGGGTCTGTCCCTGAACGGCAAACTGGACATTCATCAGACCGACAACTCCCAGCTCCCTGGCCATGGCCTTCGTAGCATCGGTGATTTCGCCGACAATCGCAACAGACAGGGTATGCGGCGGTAAAACACAGGCAGAGTCGCCGGAGTGGATCCCGGCCTCCTCTATATGCTCCATGATACCGCCGATCACGGTTTGCTCGCCATCGCAGATCGCATCAACATCAACCTCAATGGCATCTTTGAGAAACTGGTCAAGCAGCACCGGATGTTCACTGCCGCTCATTCCGGGAATCGCCATGAAATGACGGATCCCCTGCTCGTTGTACACAATGCGCATATCACGTCCACCGAGCACGTACGATGGCCGCATCACAACCGGGTAACCGATCTCTTCAGCTACAGACAGGGCCTCCTCCAGGGTATGGGCCGTACCGTTTGCTGGTTGTCGTAACTCTAATTTATGCAGAAACTGTTGAAATCGTTTACGATCTTCGGCTCGATCAATTGCATCCGGTGAGGTGCCGATGATCGGCACACCTCTTTTCGCCAATGGCACAGCCAGATTAAGCGGCGTCTGGCCGCCGAACTGGACAATCACGCCATCGGGCTGTTCCCGGTCAATGATGTTGAGCACATCTTCACGGGTCAGGGGTTCAAAGTACAGTTTGTCGGAAGTATCATAATCAGTGGAGACTGTTTCCGGGTTGGAGTTAATCATAATCGATTCAATGCCGATCTCGTGCAGGGCAAAGGAGGCATGCACACAGCAGTAGTCGAACTCTATACCCTGCCCGATTCGATTGGGGCCTCCACCCAGAATTATGATTTTTTTTCGATCACTTCGTTGCCCCTCGTCCTCCTGCTCGTACGTGGAATAGTAATAAGGGGTATAGGAATCAAACTCAGCGGCACACGTGTCCACCAGCTTATAGGAGGGGTGAAGCCCCAGTTCGACACGCCGGTGACGGATATCATCTTCTGAGGTTCCAGTGAGGTTGGCCAGCTGGACATCGGAAAAACCATACTGCTTGACTTCAAAAAGATAGTCGCGGTCCAGACCGGCAAATCCCCGGCTGCGAATCTCTTCCCCCTTGTCCGTCAGCTGTTTGAAATTATGCAGAAACCACGGGTCGATATAGCTCAGCTCGTAAAGACGATCAATCGTCATGCCCCTTTGCAGCGCCTCGAAGATAAAGCTGATTCTTCTCGAGTTGGGACGGCTCAACCCCCGCTCCACATCATCCTGGTGAAGAGCGCTCATGTCATCTTTACCGTCGAAACCAAAACCCATCCGCCCCACTTCCAGTGAACGCATCCCCTTCTGGAAAGCCTCCTTGAACGTTCGGCCGATGGCCATTGTCTCCCCCACCGATTTCATGGCTGTGGTCAGAACATCTTCGGTTTCCGGAAACTTTTCAAAGGTCCAGCGTGGAATTTTCACCACACAGTAGTCAATGGTCGGCTCAAACGAGGCGTACGTCTCACGGGTAATATCGTTTTTAATCTCATCAAGTGAATAGCCCACTGCCAGCTTAGCGGCAATCTTCGCAATGGGAAATCCCGTTGCCTTCGAAGCCAGCGCCGATGAACGGGACACCCGGGGGTTCATCTCGATCACCATCAACTCACCATCCACAGGATTGATGGCAAATTGAACATTGGAACCACCGTTCTCCACACCTATTTCGCGGATAATGGCAACGGCAGCATCGCGCATCTCCCGGTATTCCCTATCAGTGAGCGTCTGGGCTGGTGCAACTGTGATCGAATCGCCGGTATGCACCCCCATGGCGTCAACATTTTCAATGGTGCAGATGATGATGACATTGTCTTTCTTGTCACGCATCACCTCAAGTTCAAGCTCCTTCCATCCCAACAGCGAGCGCTCCAGCATGACCTCATTGGTCATGGACAGATCAATGCCTGCGGTGGCGAGCTTCAGTAACTCGGTTCTGTTATAGGCCACCCCGCCGCCGGTCCCTCCCAGGGTAAAACTCGGTCGGACAATAACAGGAAAGCCGATTCGCTCAGCTGCTTCCAGAGCCTCGTCAATGGTGTGAACAATGGCCGACTCCGGTACCTTGAGACCGATTCGACGCATGGCATCACGAAACTCCTCCCGACCTTCGGCCTTGCGAATAACTGCAACATCAGCAGCAAGCATCTCCACGCCGAATTTTTCCAGCACGCCCATCTCAGCCACCTGAATAGCAGTGTTCAAGGCAGTCTGCCCGCCCAGGGTCGGCAGCAGGGCATCCGGTCGTTCCCGTTCAATCACCTTGGCAATACACTCAGGGGTTATAGGTTCGATATAGGTGCGGTCGGCAAGTTCCGGGTCGGTCATGATTGTGGCCGGGTTTGAATTGACAAGCACCACCTCATACCCTTCTTCCTTGAGTGCTTTCACAGCCTGAGCCCCGGAATAATCGAATTCACAGGCCTGGCTGATGATAATCGGTCCGGAACCGATGATAAGTATCTTCTGTATGTCTGTACGTTTGGGCATATTTTGTGTCCGGTCAAGCGTTCAGCTTGC
It includes:
- the trmFO gene encoding methylenetetrahydrofolate--tRNA-(uracil(54)-C(5))-methyltransferase (FADH(2)-oxidizing) TrmFO, coding for MCGAPQVTVIGGGLAGCEAAWQAAELGIRVVLYEMKPIRFSPAHEMTQLGELVCSNSFRSNHVDTAAGLLKQEMRLLGSLIMQVAENSAVPAGTALAVDRRHFAAQVTSAIESHPLITIHRQEIKQLPNSDNGPVVLAAGPLLTGELAEALRTLTGSEHLAFYDAIAPVVDAESLDYTVVYRKSRWDDTGVGDYLNCPMNQEQYHHFITLLQQAKSVPLHTFEDPRYFEGCLPVEVMCARGSETLRYGPLKPVGLAHPITGVLPHAVVQLRPENRAGTMYNLVGFQTKLTYGEQQRVFRTIPGLEQAVFLRLGSIHRNTFVCAPRVLQKTLQCEQASHLFIAGQLSGIEGYIESAAMGLIAGINAGRMSLGKRLVSPPPATAHGALISHLTTSDPAHFQPSNINFGLFPPLPGRKVRKKIRGQLRAELALAQIRDWRKELHIETASSVNPQNGKSSR
- the ahcY gene encoding adenosylhomocysteinase, coding for MSDYKVADLNLAAWGRREIAIAETEMPGLMAIRQEFRGSRPLTGARIAGCLHMTIQTAVLMETLVELGAELRWSSCNIFSTQDHAAAAMVVAGIPTFAWKGETEEEFWWCIDQTIFGPDNWRPNMILDDGGDLTKIMHEKYPELMREVRGISEETTTGVHRLYEMTRQGTLLAPAFNVNDSVTKSKFDNLYGCRESLLDGIKRATDVMIAGKIAVVVGYGDVGKGCAQALRGMGATVLVTEIDPICALQAAMEGYRVVTMEEAAPKGNIFVTCTGNLRVITRAHMEAMPDQAIVCNIGHFDSEIDIEGIRHLPWENIKPQVDHVIFADGKRLIVLAEGRLVNLGCATGHPSFVMSNSFTNQVLAQIELWTNSQQYEHQVYVLPKHLDEKVARLHLDKIGARLTTLTPEQAEYIGVSIDGPYKPDHYRY
- the metK gene encoding methionine adenosyltransferase — its product is MAHHLFTSESVSEGHPDKVADQISDAILDAILTRDKYARVACESLVTTGMALIAGEITTSAWVDMPQIVRQTIRAIGYNSSDMGFDWQSCAVLTTIDKQSADIAQGVNEGSGFDLDQGAGDQGLMFGYACNETEVLMPMPITYAHALMKRQSDVRKAGILPWLRPDAKSQVTIEYDGSVPKRVEAIVLSTQHSPDITYELLKEGVMEEIIKPIIPSAMVDANTKYFINPTGRFVIGGPVGDCGVTGRKIIVDSYGGRGSHGGGAFSGKDPSKVDRSSSYMGRYVAKNIVAAGLASEVEVQVAYAIGISKPVSINVKTFGTGTIADERLVQVIDQVFDLRPKAIIQQLDLLRPIYSKTAVYGHFGRELPEFTWERTDKVDALRAAAGL
- a CDS encoding 3-phosphoglycerate dehydrogenase family protein, whose product is MKQFKIKTINAIAKEGIGLFDTRFLVDPSETDPEGIVVRSSKVELTQFPNLLAIARAGAGVNNIPVEEATEKGICVFNTPGANANAVVELVYTSLGIWLRNVEKSIEFCQGLTGMNDDEINREVEARKKKFKGEEMAGKTMAVFGLGKIGVGVANAGLHHGMRVFGFDPFPALDNIHHLSPEVTLARSRKEALAQADFISIHMPLNKNTHGYVTEKDFLEFVKPGAVLINYARGPIVDEDAVLAALASDKLRGHVSDFPSVKFLGHDQILVTPHLGASTSESEENCATMAVKELKNYLEFGNIVHSVNFPNIETIPTVDVHTRLTVINRDQPGMIAMISNILGDKHINIKNYTNKSNGTVGYNIIDCAGPVPVDVQEKIAEQEGVLRVRMIPLEIRGRQV
- the folP gene encoding dihydropteroate synthase — protein: MEHLVQIMGILNVTPDSFSDGGDWLDEESMERRIDQLLGEGADIIDVGGESSRPFAEPVGVEEELRRVIPAIHKIRQQSSIPISIDTTKAEVALAAIEAGATMINDISALRQDPDMISVARTFTGPVVIMHMQGNPADMQLAPYYEDVLAEINTFFEEQIRWLEERGLSRQRIIVDPGIGFGKTVEHNLIILKNIRSLKQHGCPVLIGHSRKSFLGRLLHLPVESRDCLTAQLSAFCAEQEVDILRVHAVGETRRALVLHRYLTTGTPYPA
- the ftsH gene encoding ATP-dependent zinc metalloprotease FtsH, with translation MNTFYKNLSMWLVIGLTMIMLFQLFNKPHGQGVSITYSEFWESVESGAVSKVSIQGEEITGIGKDGKPFKTIAPDDTSLIPMLRESAVDISVKKPEETPWYLTVFISWFPMLLLIGVWIFFMRQMQMGGKGGALSFGKTRAKMQAEGEVKVTFKDVAGVDEAKAELEEIIDFLRDPQKFTKLGGRIPKGVLLAGAPGTGKTLLARAIAGEAGVPFFTISGSDFVEMFVGVGASRVRDLFNQGKKHAPCIIFIDEIDAVGRHRGAGLGGGHDEREQTLNQLLVEMDGFESNDGVIIIAATNRPDVLDPALLRPGRFDRQVVVPVPDVKGREMILEIYGKRTKLAADVDMSVIARGTPGFSGADLENLVNEAALMAAREGRNEVNAAMLELAKDKVMMGAERKSLIISPKEKEITAYHEAGHALIARLLPGTDPIHKVTIIPRGRALGLTMQLPMDEKYTHARGYLFNSIAILFGGRVAEKLVFNEITTGAGNDIERASELARKMVCEWGMSDELGPLAYGKKEEHIFLGREIAQHRDYSEQTAQKIDAAVKQIIVEANDKVTRLLQDNMDILKAIADELLEKETIVLEDLDRIIADLRNDQHDETETGEQPEVLEA